A DNA window from Kitasatospora atroaurantiaca contains the following coding sequences:
- a CDS encoding ABC transporter ATP-binding protein yields MTTAATAVHDPQLPGGESAIAASARQVTKAYGAGETRVTALDAVDVDIQRGRFTAIMGPSGSGKSTLMHCLAGLDTVSEGRIWIGDTEITGLKDKQLTKLRRDKIGFIFQAFNLLPTLNALENITLPMDIAGRKPDAAWLDQVVSTVGLADRLKHRPTQLSGGQQQRVAVARALAARPEIIFGDEPTGNLDSRSGAEVLTFLRRSVDELGQTIVMVTHDPVAASYADRVLFLADGVIVDEMHAPTADSVLERMRRFDGKRTS; encoded by the coding sequence GTGACGACGGCAGCGACAGCCGTGCATGACCCCCAGCTTCCCGGCGGCGAGTCCGCCATCGCCGCCTCCGCTCGGCAGGTGACCAAGGCCTATGGCGCCGGGGAGACCCGGGTCACGGCGCTCGACGCCGTCGACGTCGACATCCAGCGCGGCCGGTTCACGGCGATCATGGGGCCGTCGGGCTCCGGCAAGTCGACCCTGATGCACTGCCTGGCCGGCCTCGACACGGTCTCCGAGGGCCGGATCTGGATCGGCGACACCGAGATCACCGGCCTGAAGGACAAGCAGCTGACCAAGCTGCGCCGCGACAAGATCGGCTTCATCTTCCAGGCCTTCAACCTGCTCCCCACGCTCAACGCGCTGGAGAACATCACCCTGCCGATGGACATCGCGGGCCGCAAGCCCGATGCAGCCTGGCTGGACCAGGTGGTCTCCACGGTCGGCCTGGCCGACCGGCTCAAGCACCGCCCCACGCAGCTCTCCGGCGGCCAGCAGCAGCGCGTCGCGGTGGCCCGGGCGCTGGCCGCCCGCCCCGAGATCATCTTCGGCGACGAGCCGACGGGTAACCTCGACTCCCGCTCCGGCGCCGAGGTGCTGACCTTCCTGCGCCGCTCGGTGGACGAGCTGGGCCAGACGATCGTCATGGTCACCCACGACCCGGTCGCCGCCTCGTACGCCGACCGCGTGCTCTTCCTCGCGGACGGCGTGATCGTCGACGAGATGCACGCACCGACCGCCGATTCCGTCCTCGAGCGCATGCGCCGTTTCGACGGCAAGCGCACCAGCTGA
- the ssuE gene encoding NADPH-dependent FMN reductase translates to MAVVLSVSGSPSRTSRTTRLLRHVDARLTEFGHEVVPFEVRSLPAEALLAGDTSHPELARALELFARADGVVIGTPVYKAAYSGLLKTLLDVLPQYALTGKAVLPLATGGSTAHVLAVDYALRPVLSSMGAGHITQGWFVLDRHIGVREDGSTSIERETDVLLTPVVDAFAAALVRRGERHEELAVAR, encoded by the coding sequence ATGGCCGTCGTCCTGTCCGTCTCCGGTTCTCCGTCCCGTACCTCCCGCACCACCCGCCTCCTGCGCCACGTCGACGCCCGCCTCACCGAGTTCGGCCACGAGGTGGTCCCCTTCGAGGTGCGCAGCCTCCCGGCCGAGGCGCTCCTCGCCGGTGACACCTCCCACCCCGAGCTGGCCCGCGCACTGGAGCTGTTCGCCCGGGCGGACGGTGTGGTGATCGGCACACCCGTCTACAAGGCCGCGTACTCGGGACTGCTGAAGACCCTGCTCGACGTGCTCCCGCAGTACGCACTGACCGGAAAGGCCGTGCTGCCGCTGGCCACCGGAGGATCCACGGCGCACGTGCTCGCGGTGGACTACGCGCTGCGCCCGGTGCTCTCCTCCATGGGGGCCGGCCACATCACCCAGGGCTGGTTCGTCCTGGACCGTCACATCGGCGTCCGGGAGGACGGCAGCACCTCCATCGAGCGCGAGACGGACGTGCTGCTCACCCCGGTCGTGGACGCCTTCGCGGCGGCGCTGGTGCGGCGCGGCGAGCGGCACGAGGAGCTGGCCGTCGCGCGCTGA
- a CDS encoding LCP family protein, with amino-acid sequence MNTWQEDRPGGGSSYGQGNGGYRSGAAAEPPLPPELNPRGPGAPAPRRPSEPTAQGGYAPQPGYPQPAQPGYPQQQPGRVPPPATPAGPGGPGAPVPPAGPAGPARSRWPRRRKIKMAALTVVGALLVTGIGTYFWADSKLNHENVLTSYQGRPAAGKGTNWLIVGSDSRVGLSDAQEDSLHTGSAEGKRSDSMMVLHVGDGGNTLMSIPRDSWVQIPAHLNTNGNGQTVPASTSKINAAFAKGGGKLLVQTVETNTGIHIDHYAEIGFAGFVGIVDSVGGVDMCIDKAISDKDSGLNLNAGCQTLTGTQSLAFVRQRHQMADQDLGRMRNQQKFLSALAKQAASPATLLNPFTFYPMVSSGLGTLIVDDDAGLTDLGSLFLAMKSVSGGDGKSITVPIGNADFRTPTGESAVKWDAAKSKQVFDALKNDTAVPDFK; translated from the coding sequence ATGAACACGTGGCAGGAGGACCGCCCGGGCGGCGGCAGCTCGTACGGTCAGGGCAACGGCGGGTACCGCAGCGGCGCAGCCGCCGAGCCGCCGCTGCCGCCCGAGCTCAACCCGCGCGGGCCGGGGGCGCCCGCACCGCGCCGGCCGTCCGAGCCGACGGCGCAGGGCGGCTACGCGCCGCAGCCGGGGTACCCGCAGCCGGCGCAGCCCGGGTACCCGCAGCAGCAGCCCGGCCGGGTCCCGCCGCCCGCGACCCCGGCCGGCCCCGGCGGGCCGGGCGCGCCCGTACCTCCCGCCGGACCGGCCGGGCCGGCGCGCTCGCGCTGGCCGCGCCGCCGGAAGATCAAGATGGCCGCGCTCACGGTGGTCGGTGCGCTGCTGGTGACGGGCATCGGCACGTACTTCTGGGCCGACTCCAAGCTCAACCACGAGAACGTGCTCACCTCGTACCAGGGCCGGCCCGCCGCCGGGAAGGGCACCAACTGGCTGATCGTCGGCTCGGACAGCCGTGTAGGCCTCTCGGACGCCCAGGAGGACTCGCTGCACACCGGCTCCGCCGAGGGCAAGCGCAGCGACTCGATGATGGTCCTGCACGTCGGTGACGGCGGGAACACCCTGATGAGCATCCCGCGCGACTCCTGGGTGCAGATCCCCGCGCACCTGAACACCAACGGCAACGGCCAGACCGTCCCGGCGTCCACCTCGAAGATCAACGCGGCCTTCGCCAAGGGCGGCGGCAAGCTGCTGGTCCAGACCGTCGAGACCAACACCGGCATCCACATCGACCACTATGCCGAGATCGGCTTCGCCGGTTTCGTGGGCATCGTCGACTCGGTCGGCGGGGTCGACATGTGCATCGACAAGGCCATCTCCGACAAGGACTCCGGCCTCAACCTCAACGCGGGCTGCCAGACCCTGACCGGCACCCAGTCGCTGGCCTTCGTCCGGCAGCGGCACCAGATGGCCGACCAGGACCTGGGCCGGATGCGCAACCAGCAGAAGTTCCTGAGCGCGCTGGCCAAGCAGGCGGCCTCCCCGGCCACCCTGCTCAACCCGTTCACCTTCTACCCGATGGTCAGCTCGGGCCTGGGCACCTTGATCGTGGACGACGACGCCGGCCTGACCGACCTGGGCTCGCTCTTCCTGGCGATGAAGTCGGTCTCCGGTGGCGACGGCAAGAGCATCACCGTCCCGATCGGCAACGCGGACTTCCGCACCCCGACCGGCGAGTCGGCGGTGAAGTGGGACGCGGCCAAGTCCAAGCAGGTCTTCGACGCCCTCAAGAACGACACGGCCGTACCCGACTTCAAGTAG
- a CDS encoding acyl-CoA dehydrogenase family protein, translating into MAGTSGADFDLFRLSEEHDMLREAVRSLAEAKIAPYAAEVDEQGRFPSEALEALQANDLHAVHVPEEYGGAGADALATVIVIEEVARVCASSSLIPAVNKLGSLPVQLSGSEALKQKYLGALARGEGMFSYCLSEPDAGSDAAGMKTRAVRDGDFWVLNGVKRWITNAGVSEFYTVMAVTDPEKRSKGISAFVVEKGDEGVSFGAPEKKLGIKGSPTREVYLDNVRIPADRMIGEEGTGFATAMKTLDHTRVTIAAQALGIAQGALDYAAGYVKERKQFGKPIGDFQGVQFMLADMAMKLEAARQLTYAAAAKSQRTDADLTFFGAAAKCFASDAAMEITTDAVQLLGGYGYTRDYPLERMMRDAKITQIYEGTNQIQRIVMARNLP; encoded by the coding sequence ATGGCGGGCACCTCAGGAGCGGACTTCGATCTCTTCCGGCTCAGCGAGGAGCACGACATGCTCCGTGAGGCGGTGCGGTCGCTCGCCGAGGCGAAGATCGCTCCGTACGCGGCCGAGGTGGACGAGCAGGGCCGCTTCCCGTCCGAGGCGCTGGAGGCGCTGCAGGCCAACGACCTGCACGCGGTGCACGTCCCGGAGGAGTACGGCGGCGCGGGTGCGGACGCGCTGGCGACGGTGATCGTGATCGAGGAGGTCGCGCGGGTGTGCGCGTCCTCCTCGCTGATCCCGGCGGTCAACAAGCTGGGCTCGCTGCCGGTGCAGCTGTCCGGCTCGGAGGCGCTGAAGCAGAAGTACCTGGGTGCGCTGGCGCGCGGTGAGGGCATGTTCTCGTACTGCCTGTCGGAGCCGGACGCCGGTTCGGACGCGGCCGGGATGAAGACCCGAGCGGTGCGCGACGGTGACTTCTGGGTACTCAACGGCGTGAAGCGCTGGATCACCAACGCCGGCGTGTCGGAGTTCTACACGGTGATGGCCGTGACCGACCCGGAGAAGCGCTCGAAGGGCATCTCGGCGTTCGTGGTGGAGAAGGGCGACGAGGGCGTGTCCTTCGGCGCGCCGGAGAAGAAGCTCGGCATCAAGGGCTCGCCGACCCGCGAGGTCTACCTCGACAACGTCCGGATCCCGGCCGACCGCATGATCGGCGAGGAGGGCACCGGCTTCGCCACCGCGATGAAGACGCTGGACCACACCCGCGTCACCATCGCCGCCCAGGCGCTGGGCATCGCCCAGGGCGCCCTGGACTACGCGGCCGGGTACGTCAAGGAGCGCAAGCAGTTCGGCAAGCCGATCGGCGACTTCCAGGGCGTCCAGTTCATGCTGGCCGACATGGCGATGAAGCTGGAGGCCGCCCGCCAGCTCACCTACGCGGCCGCCGCCAAGTCCCAGCGCACCGACGCCGACCTGACCTTCTTCGGCGCCGCGGCCAAGTGCTTCGCCTCGGACGCCGCCATGGAGATCACCACCGACGCCGTCCAGCTCCTCGGCGGCTACGGCTACACCCGCGACTACCCGCTCGAGCGGATGATGCGCGACGCCAAGATCACCCAGATCTACGAGGGCACCAACCAGATCCAGCGCATCGTCATGGCCCGCAACCTGCCGTAA
- a CDS encoding LCP family protein — protein MDSKDDTQYEPAEGAPHPASLSLFEDRSGTEEADGSGSSGDADEAAEAAKGAGRRKRRTRRVLIWSLVALLLVAGGCAGAVYWTADHYASSVDRIPDAFPTVPESAQPKPVPHSGMTFLLVGLDARSDVATTGTDAKAPAWKVGAARSDTMMLLHISADRKSASVVSIARDTWVDIPGHGKAKINAAYSWGGPALMIETVQNLTNIRIDHIAVIDWNGFRSLTDAVGGVDITIPKTIEARGDARQWDAGAHHMDGQEALLYVRERHGLPNGDLDRTKRQQNFLRALMKQTLSSGTLSSPGRLGGLLQNVGDVVSVDSKLSNTDLYDLGWSLRGLRADDVRFMNAPFGGFDTISGQSVVLMDKAAATPLWEAMRNDRMDQYFAEHRTTSDTLGENVR, from the coding sequence ATGGATTCGAAGGACGACACGCAGTACGAGCCGGCCGAGGGTGCGCCGCACCCGGCATCCCTGAGCCTCTTCGAGGACCGGTCCGGCACCGAGGAGGCCGACGGATCCGGATCGTCGGGGGACGCGGATGAGGCGGCCGAGGCTGCGAAGGGCGCGGGCCGCCGCAAGCGCCGTACCCGCCGGGTGCTGATCTGGTCACTCGTCGCGCTGCTGCTGGTCGCCGGCGGCTGCGCCGGCGCCGTGTACTGGACGGCGGACCACTACGCCTCCTCCGTGGACCGCATCCCGGACGCCTTCCCGACGGTCCCCGAGTCCGCACAGCCCAAGCCCGTGCCGCACAGCGGCATGACCTTCCTGCTGGTCGGCCTGGACGCCCGCTCGGACGTCGCCACCACCGGTACCGACGCCAAGGCCCCGGCCTGGAAGGTCGGCGCGGCCCGCAGCGACACCATGATGCTGCTGCACATCTCGGCCGACCGGAAGAGCGCCTCGGTGGTCTCGATAGCCCGGGACACGTGGGTCGACATCCCGGGTCACGGCAAGGCGAAGATCAACGCCGCGTACTCCTGGGGCGGCCCGGCGCTGATGATCGAAACGGTGCAGAACCTCACCAACATCCGGATCGACCACATCGCGGTGATCGACTGGAACGGCTTCCGCTCGCTCACCGACGCGGTCGGCGGCGTGGACATCACCATCCCGAAGACCATCGAGGCCCGCGGCGACGCCCGCCAGTGGGACGCCGGCGCCCACCACATGGACGGTCAGGAGGCGCTGCTCTACGTCCGCGAGCGCCACGGCCTGCCCAACGGCGACCTGGACCGGACGAAGCGTCAGCAGAACTTCCTGCGTGCCCTGATGAAGCAGACCCTCAGCTCCGGCACGCTCTCCAGCCCCGGCCGGCTCGGCGGCCTGCTGCAGAACGTCGGCGACGTGGTGAGCGTCGACAGCAAGCTGAGCAACACCGACCTGTACGACCTCGGCTGGAGCCTGCGCGGGCTGCGCGCGGACGACGTGCGGTTCATGAACGCGCCGTTCGGCGGCTTCGACACCATCAGCGGCCAGTCCGTGGTGCTCATGGACAAGGCGGCGGCCACCCCGCTCTGGGAGGCCATGCGCAACGACCGGATGGACCAGTACTTCGCCGAGCACAGGACGACCAGCGACACCCTGGGCGAGAACGTCCGGTAG
- a CDS encoding UDP-glucose dehydrogenase family protein: MALRITVIGTGYLGATHAACMAELGFEVLGLDIDPEKIAMLAAGQVPMYEPGLAELLVKHVPGHEGSTGRLRFTSSYQEVAEFGDVHFICVNTPQKKGEFAADMSYVDAAVDSLAPHLTRPTLVVGKSTVPVGSANRLAIRLAELAPVGEAAELAWNPEFLREGYAVGDTLHPDRLVVGVRSERAEQLLREVYATPVAEGVPFVVTDFPTAELVKAAANSFLATKISFINAMAEVCESAGADVSQLSKALSYDERIGGKFLNAGLGFGGGCLPKDIRAFMARAGELGADQALTFLREVDSINMRRRSRMVELAREQCGGGFLGRRVAVLGAAFKPNSDDIRDSPALNVAAQIQLQGAQVTVYDPKAMDNARKMFPGLAYATTPLEAVEGAHVVLHLTEWQEFRELDPAEVGAVVAERRLLDGRNVLDADRWRAAGWTYRAMGRATAE, translated from the coding sequence GTGGCCCTCCGCATCACGGTGATCGGTACCGGTTACCTCGGCGCGACGCACGCCGCCTGCATGGCGGAGCTCGGCTTCGAGGTCCTCGGCCTGGACATCGACCCGGAGAAGATCGCCATGCTGGCCGCCGGCCAGGTGCCGATGTACGAGCCCGGGCTGGCCGAGCTGCTGGTCAAGCACGTCCCCGGGCACGAGGGCTCGACCGGCCGGCTGCGCTTCACCTCCTCCTACCAGGAGGTCGCCGAGTTCGGCGACGTGCACTTCATCTGCGTCAACACCCCGCAGAAGAAGGGCGAGTTCGCGGCCGACATGTCGTACGTCGACGCCGCGGTGGACTCCCTCGCCCCCCACCTGACCCGCCCGACCCTGGTGGTCGGCAAGTCCACCGTCCCGGTCGGCAGCGCGAACCGCCTGGCGATCAGGCTGGCCGAGCTCGCCCCCGTCGGGGAGGCCGCCGAGCTGGCCTGGAACCCGGAGTTCCTGCGCGAGGGCTACGCCGTCGGCGACACCCTGCACCCCGACCGGCTGGTGGTCGGCGTCCGCAGCGAGCGGGCCGAGCAGCTGCTGCGCGAGGTGTACGCCACGCCGGTCGCCGAGGGCGTGCCGTTCGTGGTCACCGACTTCCCCACCGCCGAGCTGGTCAAGGCGGCCGCCAACTCCTTCCTGGCCACCAAGATCTCCTTCATCAACGCGATGGCCGAGGTCTGCGAGAGCGCGGGCGCGGACGTCAGCCAGCTCAGCAAGGCGCTCTCCTACGACGAGCGGATCGGCGGCAAGTTCCTCAACGCCGGGCTCGGCTTCGGCGGCGGCTGCCTGCCCAAGGACATCCGTGCCTTCATGGCCCGCGCCGGGGAGCTCGGCGCCGACCAGGCGCTGACCTTCCTGCGCGAGGTGGACTCGATCAACATGCGGCGCCGCAGCCGGATGGTCGAGCTCGCCCGTGAGCAGTGCGGCGGCGGCTTCCTCGGCCGCCGGGTCGCGGTGCTCGGCGCCGCCTTCAAGCCCAACTCGGACGACATCCGGGACTCCCCCGCGCTCAACGTCGCCGCCCAGATCCAGCTCCAGGGCGCCCAGGTCACGGTGTACGACCCCAAGGCGATGGACAACGCCCGGAAGATGTTCCCCGGCCTGGCGTACGCGACCACGCCGCTGGAGGCCGTCGAGGGCGCCCACGTGGTACTGCACCTGACGGAGTGGCAGGAGTTCCGCGAGCTGGACCCGGCCGAGGTGGGCGCGGTGGTCGCCGAGCGCCGCCTGCTCGACGGGCGGAACGTGCTGGACGCCGACCGCTGGCGGGCCGCCGGCTGGACGTACCGGGCGATGGGCCGCGCCACGGCGGAATGA
- a CDS encoding CoA-binding protein codes for MTYGDDATVRRILKETGDTWAVVGLSTNTRRAAYGVARVLQRAGKRVVPVHPKAETVLGEQGYPTLADIPFPVDVVDVFVNSHLAGEVADQAVAAGAKAVWFQLDVVDEAAYERTTAAGLDMVMDRCPAIELPLL; via the coding sequence ATGACGTACGGAGACGACGCGACGGTCCGACGGATCCTCAAGGAGACGGGCGACACCTGGGCGGTGGTCGGCCTGTCCACCAACACCCGCCGGGCCGCCTACGGGGTGGCCCGGGTGCTGCAGCGGGCGGGCAAGCGGGTGGTGCCGGTGCACCCGAAGGCGGAGACGGTGCTGGGCGAGCAGGGGTACCCGACCCTCGCCGACATCCCGTTCCCGGTGGACGTGGTGGACGTGTTCGTCAACTCCCACCTGGCGGGCGAGGTCGCCGACCAGGCCGTGGCGGCGGGAGCCAAGGCGGTCTGGTTCCAGCTCGACGTGGTCGACGAGGCGGCCTACGAGCGCACCACCGCCGCCGGCCTCGACATGGTCATGGACCGCTGCCCGGCGATCGAGCTGCCGCTGCTGTGA
- a CDS encoding DUF4234 domain-containing protein has protein sequence MTGRAGKYRNIFLVWLIWPLITLGIYHFVWYYKINREAKEFDARIKSDPLISLLAITVGWLVIVPPYISVFNTGKRIAQMQRGAGMPGSCNPWIGLLLSFVLGLHALYYQAELNSIWAHYGDPAEGEEVKLAPVVAAAGN, from the coding sequence GTGACCGGACGCGCCGGCAAGTACCGGAACATCTTCCTGGTGTGGCTGATCTGGCCGCTGATCACCCTCGGGATCTACCACTTCGTCTGGTACTACAAGATCAACCGCGAGGCCAAGGAGTTCGACGCCCGGATCAAGTCCGACCCGCTGATCTCCCTGCTGGCGATCACCGTCGGCTGGCTGGTGATCGTGCCGCCGTACATCTCGGTCTTCAACACCGGGAAGCGCATCGCGCAGATGCAGCGCGGCGCCGGGATGCCGGGCAGCTGCAATCCCTGGATCGGGCTGCTCCTGAGCTTCGTCCTCGGCCTGCACGCGCTGTACTACCAGGCCGAGCTCAACTCGATCTGGGCGCACTACGGCGACCCCGCCGAGGGCGAGGAGGTCAAGCTCGCGCCGGTGGTGGCAGCCGCCGGCAACTGA
- a CDS encoding dipeptidase, producing MSSELIDRARAILRDTPVVDGHNDLPWAMRAQVGYDLDALDLAADQSARLHTDLARLRTGGVGAQFWSVYVRSDLAGDRAVSATLEQIDFVRALTDRYPDQLRLALGADDMEAARTEGRIASLMGAEGGHSIDCSLATLRALHQLGVRYLTLTHNDNLPWADSATDKPVAGGLTRFGEEVVREMNRLGMLVDLSHVSADTMRDALRVTEAPVIFSHSSARAVCDHPRNIPDDVLAQLPANGGVAMATFVPKFILPAAIEWTLAADENMRAHGFHHLETTPEAMDRQRAFEAAHPRPAATAATVADHLDHMREVAGIDHIGIGGDFDGTAFVPSDLADVSGYPNLIAELLGRGWSEADLGKLTWHNAVRVLRDAEGVARELQRTRKPSIATIAQLDG from the coding sequence ATGAGTTCTGAGCTGATCGACCGCGCCCGGGCCATCCTCCGCGACACCCCCGTGGTGGACGGCCACAACGACCTCCCATGGGCGATGCGCGCGCAGGTCGGCTACGACCTCGACGCCCTCGACCTGGCGGCCGACCAGAGCGCCCGGCTCCACACCGACCTCGCCCGGCTCCGTACGGGCGGGGTCGGCGCGCAGTTCTGGTCGGTCTACGTCCGCTCCGACCTCGCGGGCGACCGCGCCGTCAGCGCCACCCTGGAGCAGATCGACTTCGTCCGCGCGCTGACCGACCGCTACCCGGACCAGCTGCGGCTCGCGCTGGGCGCGGACGACATGGAGGCGGCGCGGACGGAGGGGCGGATCGCCTCGCTGATGGGCGCCGAGGGCGGCCACAGCATCGACTGCTCACTCGCCACCCTGCGGGCCCTGCACCAGCTCGGCGTGCGGTATCTGACGCTCACCCACAACGACAACCTGCCGTGGGCCGACTCCGCGACCGACAAGCCGGTGGCGGGCGGGCTGACCCGCTTCGGCGAGGAGGTCGTCCGGGAGATGAACCGGCTCGGCATGCTGGTCGACCTCTCCCACGTCTCCGCCGACACCATGCGGGACGCGCTTCGCGTCACCGAGGCGCCGGTGATCTTCTCGCACTCCTCGGCGCGCGCCGTCTGCGACCACCCCCGCAACATCCCGGACGACGTGCTGGCGCAGCTGCCCGCCAACGGCGGCGTGGCGATGGCCACCTTCGTACCGAAGTTCATCCTGCCCGCCGCGATCGAGTGGACCCTCGCCGCCGACGAGAACATGCGCGCGCACGGCTTCCACCACTTGGAGACCACCCCGGAGGCGATGGACCGCCAGCGGGCCTTCGAGGCCGCCCACCCGCGCCCGGCCGCCACCGCCGCGACCGTCGCGGACCACCTGGACCACATGCGCGAGGTGGCGGGCATCGACCACATAGGCATCGGCGGCGACTTCGACGGCACCGCGTTCGTCCCGTCCGACCTGGCGGACGTCTCCGGCTACCCCAACCTGATCGCCGAACTCCTCGGCCGTGGCTGGTCCGAGGCCGACCTCGGGAAGCTGACCTGGCACAACGCCGTCCGGGTGCTCCGCGACGCCGAGGGCGTGGCGCGCGAGCTGCAGCGCACCAGGAAGCCCTCGATCGCCACGATCGCCCAGCTGGACGGCTGA
- the purE gene encoding 5-(carboxyamino)imidazole ribonucleotide mutase: MSTSATPLVGIVMGSDSDWPVMEAAAQALDEFEIPYEVDVVSAHRMPREMVAYGEQAHERGLKAIIAGAGGAAHLPGMLASVTPLPVIGVPVPLRYLDGMDSLMSIVQMPAGVPVATVSVAGARNAGLLAVRMLAAFDPELTERMVEFQVELNNQATEKGKKLRAKVAGSNAFGFGK, encoded by the coding sequence ATGAGTACTTCTGCCACCCCGCTCGTCGGCATCGTCATGGGCTCGGACTCCGACTGGCCGGTGATGGAGGCCGCCGCGCAGGCCCTGGACGAGTTCGAGATCCCGTACGAGGTCGACGTCGTCTCCGCTCACCGCATGCCGCGCGAGATGGTCGCGTACGGCGAGCAGGCGCACGAGCGCGGGCTCAAGGCGATCATCGCGGGCGCCGGCGGTGCCGCGCACCTGCCGGGCATGCTCGCCTCCGTCACCCCGCTGCCGGTGATCGGCGTCCCGGTGCCGCTGCGGTACCTGGACGGCATGGACAGCCTGATGTCGATCGTTCAGATGCCGGCCGGCGTCCCCGTCGCCACCGTCTCCGTCGCGGGCGCCCGCAACGCCGGTCTCCTGGCCGTCCGGATGCTGGCCGCCTTCGACCCCGAACTCACCGAGCGCATGGTCGAGTTCCAGGTCGAGCTGAACAACCAGGCCACCGAGAAGGGCAAGAAGCTCCGCGCCAAGGTGGCGGGTTCCAACGCATTCGGCTTCGGGAAGTAA
- a CDS encoding 5-(carboxyamino)imidazole ribonucleotide synthase: MVGMIGGGQLARMTHDAGIPLGIRFKLLADTPQDSAAQVVNEVVLGDYRDLDTLRRFAAGCDVITFDHEHVPTEHLGTLLAEGIAVRPGPESLVNAQDKGVMRAKLDSIDVPCPRHRLVADPADVTAFAREGDGYPVVLKTVRGGYDGKGVWVVDNEQEAQAPFLAGVPVLAEEKVDFVRELAANVVRSPSGQAVAYPVVESLQENGVCAEVTAPAPELDPSLAAEAQALALRIAGELGITGHLAVELFQTRDGRILVNELAMRPHNSGHWSIDGAVTSQFENHLRAVLDLPLGDPRPRAKWTVMVNVLGGDYPDMYHAFLHCMARDPGLRIHMYGKDVKPGRKVGHVTVFGDDLDDVRERARHAAAYLRGTITE, translated from the coding sequence ATGGTCGGCATGATCGGCGGCGGGCAGCTTGCCCGTATGACGCACGACGCGGGCATCCCGCTCGGCATCAGGTTCAAGCTCCTCGCCGACACCCCGCAGGACTCCGCCGCGCAGGTGGTCAACGAGGTCGTGCTCGGTGACTACCGCGACCTCGACACCCTGCGCCGCTTCGCGGCCGGCTGCGACGTCATCACCTTCGACCACGAGCACGTGCCCACCGAGCACCTGGGCACCCTGCTCGCCGAGGGCATCGCCGTCCGTCCGGGCCCGGAGTCCCTGGTGAACGCCCAGGACAAGGGCGTGATGCGGGCCAAGCTGGACTCCATCGACGTCCCCTGCCCGCGCCACCGGCTGGTTGCCGACCCGGCCGATGTCACCGCCTTCGCTCGCGAAGGTGACGGCTACCCCGTCGTCCTGAAGACCGTCCGGGGCGGTTACGACGGCAAGGGCGTCTGGGTCGTCGACAACGAGCAGGAGGCTCAGGCCCCCTTCCTGGCCGGGGTGCCCGTGCTGGCCGAGGAGAAGGTCGACTTCGTCCGCGAGCTCGCGGCCAACGTGGTCCGCTCGCCCAGCGGCCAGGCCGTCGCCTACCCGGTGGTCGAGAGCCTCCAGGAGAACGGCGTCTGCGCCGAGGTCACCGCGCCCGCGCCCGAGCTGGACCCGTCCCTGGCGGCCGAGGCACAGGCCCTCGCCCTGCGGATCGCCGGCGAGCTGGGCATCACCGGCCACCTGGCCGTCGAGCTGTTCCAGACCCGCGACGGCCGGATCCTGGTCAACGAGCTGGCCATGCGGCCGCACAACTCCGGCCACTGGTCCATCGACGGTGCCGTCACCTCGCAGTTCGAGAACCACCTCCGCGCCGTCCTCGACCTGCCGCTGGGCGACCCGCGCCCGCGCGCGAAGTGGACGGTCATGGTCAACGTCCTGGGCGGCGACTACCCGGACATGTACCACGCCTTCCTGCACTGCATGGCCCGCGACCCGGGCCTGCGGATCCACATGTACGGCAAGGACGTGAAGCCCGGCCGCAAGGTCGGACACGTCACCGTCTTCGGGGACGACCTCGACGACGTTCGCGAGCGCGCCCGCCACGCGGCCGCCTACCTGCGAGGGACCATCACCGAATGA
- a CDS encoding GtrA family protein encodes MTTSADTSPSLIQRLRGLSGEVVKFGVIGLVGVAVNAGVFWVCLKGDGLIHSLAGFIATAVAIGTNYLGYRYWLYRERDAASRKREITLFLIFSGIGMLIENGILAFSVHVLDYTSPTSQLVAKNVVGLAAGTVFRFFSYRTWVFKALPELAEPTPEPESKPEPKVVAEAELLLAAEEPQYVK; translated from the coding sequence ATGACCACGAGCGCCGACACCAGCCCCTCGCTGATCCAGCGGCTGCGCGGGCTCTCAGGTGAAGTCGTCAAGTTCGGCGTCATCGGCCTGGTGGGTGTCGCCGTCAACGCGGGCGTGTTCTGGGTCTGCCTCAAGGGCGACGGTCTCATCCACTCGCTGGCCGGCTTCATAGCCACGGCCGTCGCGATCGGGACCAACTACCTCGGCTACCGGTACTGGCTGTACCGGGAGCGGGACGCGGCCTCGCGCAAGCGCGAGATCACCCTCTTCCTGATCTTCAGCGGCATCGGCATGCTGATCGAGAACGGCATCCTGGCCTTCTCCGTGCACGTGCTCGACTACACCTCGCCGACCAGCCAGCTGGTCGCCAAGAACGTGGTGGGTCTCGCGGCCGGCACGGTGTTCCGCTTCTTCTCGTACCGCACCTGGGTCTTCAAGGCCCTGCCCGAGCTCGCGGAGCCGACGCCGGAGCCGGAGTCGAAGCCGGAGCCCAAGGTCGTCGCGGAGGCCGAGCTGCTGCTGGCGGCCGAGGAGCCCCAGTACGTGAAGTAG